The following are encoded together in the Flavobacterium haoranii genome:
- the lepA gene encoding translation elongation factor 4, which translates to MKNIRNFCIIAHIDHGKSTLADRLLAATQTVTAREEKAQLLDNMDLERERGITIKSHAIQMEYEYKGEKYILNLIDTPGHVDFSYEVSRSIAACEGALLIVDAAQSIQAQTISNLYLALENDLEIIPVLNKVDLPSANPEEVSDDIIDLLGCDLEDIIHASGKTGFGVDKILEAIIEKVPAPKGDVEEPLQALIFDSHYNPFRGIEVIFRVINGEITKGQKIKFMATGKEYFADEVGTLKLNQVPKQKISSGDVGYLVSGIKEAKEVKVGDTITDAKNPTTNMITGFENVKPMVFAGIYPVDTEDFEDLRASMEKLQLNDASLVFAPESSAALGFGFRCGFLGMLHLEIIQERLEREFDMTVITTVPNVSYLAYTKKEPETAIIVNNPSDLPEPSKLDRVEEPFIKATIITKSDFVGNVMSLCIEKRGVITNQTYLTPERVELNFDMPLAEIVFDFYDRLKTVSKGYASFDYHPIGMRTSKLVKLDVLLNANQVDALSALIHEDNAYTIGKKMCEKLRELIPRQQFDIPIQAAIGAKIISRETIKALRKDVTAKCYGGDISRKRKLLEKQKKGKKRMRQVGNVEIPQEAFMAVLKLND; encoded by the coding sequence ATGAAGAATATTAGAAATTTTTGCATTATTGCGCACATTGACCATGGTAAGAGTACTTTGGCAGATAGATTATTAGCAGCTACGCAAACCGTAACAGCTCGTGAAGAAAAAGCGCAATTGCTTGATAATATGGACTTAGAGCGTGAACGTGGAATTACCATTAAAAGTCACGCAATCCAAATGGAATATGAATACAAAGGCGAAAAATATATTTTGAATTTGATTGATACTCCAGGTCACGTTGACTTTTCATACGAAGTATCTCGTTCTATTGCAGCTTGTGAAGGAGCCTTATTAATTGTTGATGCGGCACAAAGTATTCAAGCGCAAACTATTTCTAATTTGTATTTAGCTTTAGAAAATGACTTGGAAATTATTCCAGTTTTAAATAAAGTAGATTTACCAAGTGCTAATCCTGAAGAAGTAAGTGACGATATTATTGACCTATTAGGATGCGACTTAGAAGATATTATTCATGCTTCTGGAAAAACAGGTTTTGGAGTAGATAAAATATTAGAGGCTATTATTGAAAAAGTTCCAGCTCCTAAAGGAGATGTTGAAGAACCACTTCAAGCTTTAATTTTCGATTCGCATTACAATCCTTTTAGAGGAATTGAAGTAATTTTCCGTGTTATTAATGGAGAAATTACAAAAGGTCAGAAAATTAAATTCATGGCAACTGGTAAAGAATATTTTGCTGATGAAGTAGGAACCTTAAAATTAAATCAAGTTCCGAAACAAAAAATATCAAGTGGAGACGTTGGTTATTTAGTTTCCGGTATTAAAGAAGCTAAGGAAGTAAAAGTAGGTGATACAATTACCGACGCCAAGAATCCGACAACTAATATGATTACTGGTTTCGAAAACGTGAAACCAATGGTATTTGCCGGAATTTATCCGGTTGATACAGAAGACTTTGAAGACTTACGTGCTTCAATGGAAAAATTACAATTAAACGATGCTTCATTAGTTTTTGCACCAGAAAGCTCTGCAGCCTTAGGCTTTGGTTTCCGTTGCGGTTTCTTAGGAATGTTACACTTAGAAATTATTCAAGAGCGTTTAGAGCGTGAGTTCGACATGACGGTTATTACTACAGTTCCCAACGTATCTTATTTAGCTTATACTAAAAAAGAACCTGAAACTGCTATTATTGTAAACAATCCATCTGATTTACCAGAACCTTCAAAATTAGATAGAGTTGAAGAGCCGTTTATTAAGGCAACCATCATTACAAAATCTGATTTCGTAGGAAATGTCATGAGTTTGTGTATTGAAAAAAGAGGCGTAATCACAAATCAAACTTATTTAACTCCTGAGCGAGTTGAGTTAAATTTTGATATGCCACTTGCTGAAATTGTATTCGATTTTTATGACAGATTAAAAACGGTTTCTAAAGGATATGCATCATTCGATTACCATCCAATTGGTATGAGAACTTCTAAATTAGTAAAACTTGATGTACTTTTAAATGCAAATCAAGTTGACGCTTTATCGGCTTTAATTCACGAAGACAACGCTTACACCATTGGTAAAAAAATGTGTGAAAAATTACGTGAATTAATCCCAAGACAACAATTTGACATTCCAATTCAAGCTGCTATCGGAGCTAAAATTATTTC
- the dusB gene encoding tRNA dihydrouridine synthase DusB codes for MPKIGNIELPEFPLLLAPMEDVSDPPFRRLCKLHGADLMYSEFISSEGLIRDAIKSRQKLDIFDYERPVGIQIFGGDEEAMAMSAKIVETVQPDLVDINFGCPVKKVVSKGAGAGVLKDVDLMIRLTKAVINSTSLPVTVKTRLGWDEDSINIDEVAERLQDIGVQALSIHARTRAQMYKGHSDWAHIARVKNNPRITMPIFGNGDIDSPEKALEYKNKYGVDGIMIGRAAIGYPWIFNEIKHFMNTGEHLPVPTMKDRIEAARNHLIWSVEWKNERVGVVEMRRHYTNYFKGIHGFKEYKQKLVTTDGLHQLLDVFKEIEEVYADYQFSE; via the coding sequence ATGCCCAAAATTGGCAACATAGAATTACCTGAATTTCCTTTGCTTTTAGCTCCAATGGAAGATGTAAGCGATCCACCTTTTCGTAGATTGTGTAAACTTCATGGAGCCGATTTAATGTATTCTGAATTTATTTCTTCAGAAGGATTAATTCGTGATGCGATTAAAAGTCGTCAAAAATTAGATATTTTCGATTACGAACGTCCAGTTGGAATTCAAATTTTTGGTGGAGATGAAGAAGCAATGGCGATGAGTGCTAAAATTGTGGAAACGGTTCAACCTGATTTAGTGGATATTAACTTTGGGTGTCCGGTCAAAAAAGTAGTTTCTAAAGGTGCTGGTGCAGGTGTTTTAAAAGATGTTGATTTGATGATTCGCTTAACAAAAGCGGTTATTAATAGTACTTCATTACCCGTTACGGTAAAAACACGTTTAGGTTGGGATGAAGATTCGATAAATATTGATGAAGTTGCTGAACGTTTACAAGATATTGGTGTGCAAGCGTTGAGTATTCATGCAAGAACAAGAGCGCAAATGTATAAAGGTCATTCCGATTGGGCGCATATTGCACGCGTGAAAAACAATCCGAGAATTACCATGCCTATTTTTGGTAATGGTGATATTGATTCTCCTGAAAAAGCGTTGGAATATAAAAACAAATACGGTGTTGATGGAATTATGATTGGTCGCGCGGCGATTGGTTATCCTTGGATTTTTAATGAAATTAAACACTTCATGAATACAGGTGAACATTTACCAGTTCCAACAATGAAAGATAGAATTGAAGCCGCTCGTAATCATTTAATTTGGAGTGTAGAGTGGAAAAATGAAAGAGTAGGAGTAGTAGAAATGCGTCGTCATTATACGAATTACTTTAAAGGCATTCACGGATTTAAAGAATATAAACAAAAGTTGGTAACGACAGATGGATTACACCAATTACTTGATGTTTTTAAAGAAATTGAAGAAGTGTATGCTGATTATCAGTTTAGTGAGTAA
- a CDS encoding GYDIA family GHMP kinase: MMETKKFYSNGKLLVTGEYVVLDGAKALAVPTKFGQTLEIKDDTGFVFHWTSYDKDLSIWFQDIITFQEIISKTKSETSSSIKNKLIDILHQAYKQNPSFIDKAKGYDVKTHLTFPRLWGLGTSSTLINNIAQWLEIDAFELLRKSFGGSGYDVACAQTDAPIIYHLEDEKPFFEKVDFNPAFKENIHFVYLNQKQSSSAAIANYLAKHHHVDKTIAKISAITNEAITINEGRDFALLMEKHQAIMSDVLETETVKERLFPDLKGVVKSLGAWGGDFVMVISKHNPKDYFIERGYTTILSYEEMVL, encoded by the coding sequence ATGATGGAAACTAAAAAATTCTACAGTAACGGAAAACTATTAGTAACAGGCGAATACGTAGTATTAGATGGCGCCAAAGCATTAGCCGTTCCTACAAAATTTGGACAAACTCTAGAAATAAAAGACGATACCGGATTTGTTTTTCATTGGACAAGTTATGACAAGGATTTATCAATTTGGTTTCAAGACATCATTACATTTCAAGAAATTATATCTAAAACAAAGTCAGAAACTTCAAGTTCAATTAAAAATAAACTGATTGACATATTACACCAAGCCTATAAACAAAATCCAAGTTTTATTGACAAAGCAAAAGGATATGATGTAAAAACACATCTAACATTTCCTAGACTTTGGGGTTTAGGAACCTCATCGACTTTAATTAACAACATTGCACAATGGTTAGAAATTGATGCTTTTGAGTTATTGCGTAAAAGTTTTGGCGGAAGTGGTTATGATGTCGCTTGCGCACAAACCGATGCGCCAATTATCTATCATTTGGAAGATGAAAAACCTTTTTTCGAAAAAGTAGATTTCAATCCGGCTTTTAAAGAAAATATACACTTTGTGTATTTAAACCAAAAGCAAAGTAGTTCGGCTGCTATTGCAAATTATTTAGCCAAACATCATCATGTAGATAAAACAATAGCTAAAATTTCTGCGATAACAAACGAAGCTATAACTATAAATGAAGGTCGTGATTTTGCGTTATTAATGGAAAAACATCAGGCCATTATGAGCGATGTTTTAGAAACCGAAACCGTAAAAGAAAGATTATTTCCAGATTTGAAAGGTGTCGTAAAAAGTTTAGGCGCTTGGGGTGGCGATTTTGTGATGGTCATTTCAAAACACAACCCAAAAGATTATTTTATTGAAAGAGGTTATACTACGATTTTAAGTTACGAGGAAATGGTGTTGTAA
- a CDS encoding hydroxymethylglutaryl-CoA reductase, degradative: MNQEIKGFSKLSKEEKIDWIANTYFHNPAQAKEIVLQYWNSNEAIQKLHDEFIENTITNFYLPYGVAPNFVINGKLYTVPMAIEESSVVAAASKAAKFWGERGGFKATIIGTEKIGQVHFLFNGSKEKLQTFFNEIKPKFFSDTESFTKNMQKRGGGILNIELRDKTSELENYFQLHATFNTKDSMGANFINTCLEQFAKTLENEAHAYDNFTEEEKNLQIIMSILSNYVPNCVVRAEVSCPVENMSDMASIDGKEFAKKFVNAVKIAEIEPYRAVTHNKGIMNGIDAVVLATGNDFRAVEAGVHAYASKNGQYSSLSHAKIENGIFTFWLDVPLALGTIGGLTSLHPLVKFSLEMLGKPSAEELMKIVAVTGLAQNFAAVRSLTTTGIQQGHMKMHIMNILNQHHATKEEKQQVLEYFKDTTISHSLVVDYLESLRK, translated from the coding sequence ATGAATCAAGAAATTAAAGGCTTTTCTAAACTTTCAAAAGAAGAAAAAATAGACTGGATTGCAAACACTTATTTCCACAATCCTGCTCAAGCTAAAGAAATTGTTTTACAGTACTGGAATTCAAATGAAGCCATTCAAAAACTTCATGATGAATTTATCGAAAATACTATTACAAACTTTTATCTTCCTTATGGTGTAGCTCCAAATTTTGTAATTAATGGCAAACTTTATACTGTTCCCATGGCAATTGAAGAAAGTTCGGTAGTTGCGGCAGCTTCAAAAGCCGCTAAATTTTGGGGTGAACGTGGCGGATTTAAAGCAACTATTATTGGAACAGAAAAAATTGGTCAGGTTCATTTTTTATTCAATGGAAGTAAAGAAAAATTACAAACATTTTTCAACGAAATAAAACCAAAATTCTTTAGCGATACTGAAAGTTTTACCAAAAACATGCAAAAACGTGGTGGTGGAATTCTCAATATCGAATTACGCGATAAAACTTCAGAATTAGAAAATTATTTCCAACTTCATGCTACTTTCAACACAAAAGACAGTATGGGTGCTAATTTTATTAATACTTGTTTAGAGCAATTTGCTAAAACACTAGAAAACGAAGCACACGCCTACGATAATTTTACTGAAGAAGAAAAAAATCTTCAAATTATCATGAGTATTTTGAGTAATTATGTACCAAATTGTGTTGTTCGTGCCGAGGTTTCTTGTCCGGTTGAAAATATGAGCGATATGGCTTCTATCGACGGAAAAGAATTTGCCAAAAAATTCGTAAACGCCGTCAAAATTGCAGAAATCGAACCTTACAGAGCCGTTACACACAACAAAGGCATCATGAATGGAATTGATGCTGTTGTTCTTGCAACCGGAAACGATTTTAGAGCTGTAGAAGCAGGTGTTCATGCATATGCAAGCAAAAACGGACAATATTCAAGTCTTTCTCATGCGAAAATAGAAAACGGAATTTTTACTTTTTGGTTAGATGTTCCATTAGCATTAGGAACTATTGGCGGCTTAACTTCATTACATCCTTTAGTGAAATTTTCTTTAGAAATGTTAGGCAAACCATCAGCAGAAGAATTAATGAAAATTGTTGCCGTAACTGGATTGGCACAAAATTTTGCTGCGGTTCGTTCGTTAACTACAACAGGTATTCAACAAGGACACATGAAAATGCACATCATGAATATCTTAAACCAACATCACGCAACTAAAGAAGAAAAACAACAAGTTTTAGAATATTTTAAAGACACCACCATTTCACATAGTTTAGTGGTAGATTATTTAGAAAGTTTAAGAAAATAG